From Anopheles arabiensis isolate DONGOLA chromosome 3, AaraD3, whole genome shotgun sequence, a single genomic window includes:
- the LOC120905188 gene encoding uncharacterized protein LOC120905188 → MVWTPRPVTGRGMQQSFMEMAGKKNINAVDQSWIRIPFSQCIFVQASHCVYTHKSVISAARVSVHVGQIHLKETSEYTQTHGVQDIILHPEFNSNSFNNDIALLKLSTNITMTKYVQPVCLWTMDSNQEMIVGKNGTIVGFGLNEHDVVSDQLKQALVGVVDALTCIKSDRAAFGPVLTSEMFCGKGRTGVGACNGDSGGGMFFEVGGKWFVRGLVSFTSLRGNTGLCDPLKYTAYTDVAKYLEWIKQYIDHRVLSYESDVLDIDYEAKLRLFNFKTCGVKQMIVDTDGVSRSSIPWIGFVRSPNENKSRCVVTLISEWYAVGPAHCFQRDSSDAYVLLGFLVDQKSQCLRSYESTVCTHPAQERNIQKIIMHPKFGPNNSADNIALIELQRPADTSQPHVKPICLSVTPELRTKAMTNLHVATVSKENNSYKNTPVRYLEPAECMKEYTEKNITLNLGGKRLCAEIANKDKQNCQTLIAGSPLQEMRIYHGQEQYFLRGFELLGQACGAFATPIYNNIETYIDWILYNMRYSSLEVADDNSTVNTTQQTLETEWSMLQRQPGKENLHLFDMDTCGLPSTQDQSLEEFSMPWVGLFGAVQNVTDKVSSIKSLAVLISEWYALIPNRTINNDVTWRFLLLGRYNPDNNTNCYNGTCEVTHQLVEIKNVILPPANQQMFALIELLEPANLKIPYIRPICLPFMDQLHQYKPTEVIISSTRENSFAIESKKLKMIDVLNCQQNLLLEGHFVTFTENFPCAIEAENFRQIPLSSHLGSPLQSAVWYGGRKRYFLYGIDGNQPYIFKDLIHGPYMFGTIERGDLDWIVESMRENERQTSSISTTKNERIILRPVQHASKGALFNFGTCGESSSSFPMPWMGLVSSNNVTKSFAILISDRFAVGPAHYVDDVSAEYEMTLGYPNFEALWKECSTLNDFALCSLPPQKRRVQKFFVHPMYNRTTHANDIALIQLATPVVTSLPNVKPICLPFIDTVRSYYTSSLVMDVIGTSFDDIKTLDVKDRYINPLECRERWEGLKVKFTIDSMKHCVIPKRMEEDQLFDVQPGFSLHSLQTHESSEKHFLRGFVIINPGASGTYYPVVYTNTDANLDWILETMEQPASLPFDLRKELTFSDK, encoded by the exons ATGGTGTGGACGCCAAGGCCGGTCACTGGCCGTGGCATGCAGCAATCTTTCATGGAAATGGCCGGCAAGAAGAATATCAATGCGGTGGATCAATCCTGGATCAGAATACCATTCTCACAG tgtatttttgtacAAGCATCCCATTGCGTGTATACACATAAAAGTGTGATCTCTGCCGCTCGCGTGTCAGTACACGTGGGACAAATTCATCTGAAGGAGACAAGCGAATACACGCAGACACACGGTGTCCAGGATATAATACTTCATCCAGAGTTTAACAGTAACAGCTTCAACAATGATATTGCCCTGCTCAAGCTGAGCACCAACATCACAATGACTAAGTACGTCCAACCAGTCTGTCTGTGGACCATGGACAGCAACCAAGAGATGATCGTGGGTAAAAACGGAACGATAGTTGGATTCGGTTTGAACGAGCATGATGTTGTGTCGGATCAGCTCAAACAAGCCTTGGTGGGTGTGGTGGATGCATTGACGTGCATTAAAAGTGATCGTGCTGCATTTGGACCAGTGCTGACGTCGGAAATGTTCTGTGGGAAAGGACGGACCGGTGTGGGAGCATGCAATGGAGATAGCGGTGGTGGCATGTTCTTCGAAGTCGGTGGCAAATGGTTCGTGCGAGGCTTGGTATCGTTCACTTCCCTGCGTGGAAATACCGGTCTATGTGATCCGCTTAAGTATACTGCCTATACCGATGTGGCCAAGTACCTAGAATGGATTAAACAGTACATTGATCATCGAGTGCTATCCTACGAAAGCGATGTGCTGGACATAGATTACGAGGCAAAGCTACGGCTGTTCAACTTTAAAACTTGTGGCGTAAAACAAATGATTGTTGACACTGACGGTGTATCAAGATCGTCGATACCCTGGATTGGGTTTGTCAGGTCaccaaatgaaaataaatctaGATGCGTTGTTACTCTCATAAGTGAATGGTATGCGGTAGGACCAGCTCATTGTTTCCAGAGAGACAGTTCTGA TGCATACGTTTTGCTAGGCTTCCTTGTTGATCAGAAATCGCAATGCTTACGATCTTATGAATCTACAGTATGCACTCATCCTGCACAAGAGcgaaacattcaaaaaataattatgCATCCAAAGTTTGGCCCGAACAATTCGGCAGACAACATTGCACTGATAGAGCTGCAGCGCCCAGCAGACACCAGCCAGCCGCACGTGAAGCCTATCTGCCTGTCGGTAACGCCCGAGCTTAGAACGAAAGCAATGACAAACTTACACGTAGCAACGGTTTCAAAGGAAAATAATTCCTACAAAAATACTCCTGTCCGCTATCTAGAGCCCGCCGAGTGTATGAAAGAGTACACCGAAAAGAACATTACGTTGAACCTGGGAGGTAAACGACTCTGTGCAGAAATAGCAAACAAGGACAAACAAAACTGCCAGACACTAATAGCGGGATCGCCGCTCCAAGAGATGAGAATATATCATGGTCAGGAACAATATTTTCTGCGTGGATTCGAGCTTCTTGGGCAAGCATGTGGTGCATTTGCGACGCCAATTTACAACAATATTGAAACATATATCGATTGGATACTGTACAACATGAGATACAGTAGTCTGGAAGTAGCGGATGATAATTCAACTGTTAACACAACTCAACAAACACTCGAGACGGAGTGGAGCATGTTGCAGCGGCAGCctggaaaagaaaatttgCATCTTTTCGATATGGATACCTGTGGCTTACCCAGCACGCAAGATCAGTCTTTAGAAGAGTTTAGCATGCCATGGGTTGGGCTCTTTGGAGCGGTACAAAATGTTACAGACAAGGTGTCTTCAATAAAGAGTTTAGCTGTTCTTATTAGTGAATGGTATGCATTGATCCCGAATCGTACTATAAATAACGATGTAACTTG GCGATTTTTACTCCTGGGTCGGTATAATCCAGATAATAATACCAACTGCTACAATGGCACATGCGAAGTAACACACCAGCTGGTAGAAATCAAAAACGTTATCCTTCCTCCGGCCAACCAGCAGATGTTTGCACTGATAGAGCTGCTCGAGCCCGCTAATCTAAAGATTCCCTACATCAGACCAATTTGTTTGCCCTTCATGGACCAGCTGCACCAGTACAAACCCACCGAAGTGATAATTTCCTCTACCCGCGAAAATTCGTTTGCCATCGAAAgcaaaaagttaaaaatgaTCGACGTCTTGAATTGTCAGCAAAATTTACTACTCGAAGGTCACTTTGTCACTTTCACCGAGAACTTTCCATGTGCAATCGAGGCGGAAAACTTTAGACAAATACCGTTATCCTCTCACCTGGGCAGTCCGTTACAGTCAGCGGTGTGGTACGGAGGGCGCAAGCGCTACTTTCTGTACGGGATTGATGGTAACCAGCCGTATATTTTCAAAGACTTGATCCATGGACCATACATGTTTGGAACGATTGAAAGGGGAGATCTTGACTGGATTGTGGAGAGTATGCGGGAAAACGAGCGACAAACTTCATCCATCAGCACAACGAAGAATGAACGCATTATTTTGAGGCCAGTGCAGCATGCTTCCAAGGGggctttgtttaattttggCACCTGTGGGGAATCATCCAGCAGCTTTCCAATGCCATGGATGGGACTTGTCTCATCTAACAATGTAACCAAAAGTTTCGCAATACTAATAAGCGACCGTTTCGCTGTTGGTCCAGCTCATTATGTGGATGATGTTAGTGCAGA aTACGAAATGACGCTTGGATACCCTAACTTTGAAGCTCTTTGGAAAGAGTGTTCTACGCTTAATGATTTTGCATTATGCTCACTTCCTCCGCAGAAAAGACGAGTTCAGAAGTTTTTCGTTCATCCGATGTACAATAGAACTACCCATGCTAACGACATTGCTCTGATTCAGCTTGCAACTCCTGTGGTTACATCATTACCGAATGTAAAGCCCATCTGTTTGCCGTTCATCGATACGGTTCGAAGTTATTATACATCAAGCTTGGTTATGGATGTTATAGGCACCTCGTTTGATGACATCAAAACGCTGGACGTGAAGGACAGATACATCAACCCGCTCGAATGTCGTGAACGGTGGGAAGGCTTGAAGGTGAAATTTACTATCGATAGCATGAAACATTGCGTGATTCCAAAACGAATGGAGGAAGATCAATTGTTTGATGTACAGCCCGGTTTCTCGCTTCACTCACTGCAGACGCATGAATCGAGTGAAAAACACTTTCTGCGTGGATTTGTTATAATTAACCCGGGGGCTTCTGGTACTTATTATCCTGTAGTTTATACAAATACTGATGCTAATTTGGATTGGATTTTGGAAACAATGGAGCAGCCAGCAAGCTTACCGTTTGATTTGCGAAAGGAACTAACTTTTagtgataaataa